Genomic window (Salinibacterium sp. M195):
GCTCGATGGAGAAGCTCACAGAATCGAGCGTTGCCTTCGTGGCGGCGCCGGCGTCTGGGTAGCGGAAGGTGACGTTGTCGAAGGCGACCGCCCCGAGGGCTTCCTTTCGTACGGGATGCGCGCCGGGCTTGTCTTTGATGGCCGGCGTGAGATCCAGGTACTCGAAAATTCGGGCGAAGAGCGCGGACGAGGTTTGTAGATCGAGAGCGACCCGCATGAGCCCCAACAGCGGGAACATCAACCGCGCTTGAACCGTCGTGAACGCAACGATTGTTCCGGCGGTGACGTCAATCCCATCCGAGATCAGGTAGCCGGCCACGACGTACACGACCGCGGGGATTATCGACAGAAAGATATTGACGGTGGCAAAGAACCACTGCCCGCTCATCTGTTGGCGAACTTGCAAACCGACCTGCTGGTCGTTCTCCTGCGAATATCGCTCTGTTTCAACGGTCTGTTGGTTGAAACTTTTCGAGAGCAGAATGCCCGAGACGCTCAGAGACTCCTGAGTGATCGCCGTCATGTTGCTGAGTGACTCTTGCGTCTTAGTGGCGATACGTGCGCGTACTTGACCAACGCGGCGCTGAGCGATCACGATTCCCGGTAGCACCACAACGGCCACGATGGTGAGTTGCCAGCTGAGCACAAGCATGCTGATGAAGGCAGCGATGACGGTGACCGTGTTGCCGATGACGCTCGAGACGGTGTTGTTAAGCACTCCAGCAACTCCGCCGACATCATTCTGAAGCCGGGACTGGATGATTCCCGTTTTCGTCCGCGTGAAGAACGCGAGTTCCATGTGCTGGAGTTGGTCGAACAGCCGCACGCGAAGCGCGCCCATCACTTTGTTTCCGACCGTTGCCGTGAGAAACGTCTGCCACACTCCCAGCGCCGCGGAGGCAATCCACAGGGCCACCATGATGCTGACTAGTTGGAGAAGAACCGGGATGTTCGGTACTCCACTTGAAGGAAAAAGACCTTCATCGAACGCTTGTTTAGTCAGCAACGGTGGGAGAACGCTAATAGCTGCGCCAATCAGCACGAGAGCTATCGTGAGGCTGAGCGCGGGGCGGTGCGGCTCAAAGAGTTGAGCGATTCGGCGGAGCAGGTGCGGAATCTCAGGCGCTTCAGCGTTCTCTGCTTTCTGCGCCGAATAGTCGCCGCCGCTGACCCGACCGCCACGACGGGCGCCACTACCTGTGCTCATAGTTCGACAATAGTTTGTGCTCCCCCTGTTAACGACCAATCGCACAGCGCATGAATGCGCTGTGCGAGAACCCGCGAGAAAAAGTTCGGCGGGTGACCTAGGTCACCCGCCGAACTGGCAGGATCAGCCTTTGCGAACTACCGAACGTCGTCGCGCAACGCTGAACCCTACGAGCACCAATCCGAGCTGCAGGAACCCGAGTCCAGCGAGTGTCGGAGCGGTAGTGCTCGAGCCTGTGAACGCCAGAGTTGGCAGGTCAATCGGGGGCACCGTTACAGGAGGCTCCTCGGGGGGAAGCGGGAATGTCGGCAGATCGCAGACCTCCAGCGTTACATCAATCTGGCTAGCCAGTGACTGGTCTTCATTCATCACGGTCACGATATACGTGTCGCCGTTGGGCACCTTGTCGATCGTGAGATCGCGTGTTGGCATATCTGCAACGAACGTGACGGGAAGAACGCCATCTACAGCGGCTCCACTCGACTTCGTCACGATGGTGACCGTGTAGCTCTGTCCGACGACAAGCTCGTCGATGTACAAGGTGACTCCTGTAGCACCGAGCACGTTGCACACAGCTTGAACTCCGCCGACCTCAGGGTTATCGGGGCAGGGAGCCAAGTACATGTCCGCCGCGGCCGTGATCGTGGGGTTCGACTTTGTGTCAGTCACCACAACCCGATAAGTGTTGTCGGGAGTGAGTCCATCGAACGTGAACTTCTGAGCGTCGCTCGTGCTCGAGTTCAGCGTCTGTTCCGTTCCGACTGCGACGTTGTCGAGCATGAGCGTGACGGTGTAGTCACGGCCAACGGCGAAGTTGGAGACTGTCGCGGTGATCGAAGCGTCGCCATCCAGCACGGTGCACTGCTCGGCAGCCAGCTCGATCGTTGTGTCGTTCGTGGCACACGGCACGATAGTAGCTGAAGCGCTTGCCGTGAAGCTCGGCTGAAGTGCGTCGGTCACCGTTGCGGTGTAGGTACCTTCCGCAAGATCGGCAACTTTGGCGTCGAAACGGTCAGTCGTCGCAACGAATCCGTTGTTGGTGAGCACGGACTTGCCAGCCTTATCGACGATTACCACGTTGTAGCTACGGCCGGGAACGAGTCCCTCGACGGCAACCGTGATGGTACCCGGCGCGTCCGTCGAGACGACGTCGCACTGAGTAGCCATAACGCTCAGGTCAACAATCTCTTCAGGACACGGAAGGAACGTGTAATTGCCGGTTTTCAGAGGAGTTGCATTCGACTCGCTCGTGTCGACCACTGTGGCGTAGTAACTCGCTGACGGTGTGGCCGGCGAGTTGTAGGCACCAGTGGTTGCAGTAGCAGTGAAGGTGTGGCTATCGACGACGGCATCTGAGCCAGCATTGACAACCGAGATGCGGTATTCGCGGCCGATAACAAGGTCGCTCACGCTGATCTTGATCGAGGCGCCTTCACCAGGCACAGTGCATTCGTTGGCAACAATTGCGATTCCTGAAAGTTCAGGGCAGACAAGAGATTGGACCGACTTGCAAGCAGTGAGCTTGCGGTTGGTGGTGTCAGTGATTGTCACCTTGTAATTGCCGCCGGCAACTACGTTGTCCCACGTGTAGCTACCTGTGGTTTGAGTAGGCGTGTATGTCACGGTTTTGTTTCCCGCAGATCCGCCCGAAAGGGTGAGCTCGTACTTGCGGTCAGCGACCAAGCCCTTGAAAGTAGCGGTAACTCCGGTCGAGCCGCCGGGTACGTCACAGCTTGTCGCGGTAACAGAAACGATGCTCTGCACTGCGCAGGGAGACGAAGTCTTCGTCCACTCGCGGTTCCAACTGCTGTGAGTGGGGTTGTTCCACGCCGTCACCGACGCGGTGAAGGTGTGCGCCTCGGTGGAGTTGGGGAAAGCGAAGAAGTGCTCGCCGTTCTTGCTGAACGGGATTACTTGCTGCTCGCCACCGGCAAGTTGGTACTTGATGAGGTTCTGCTGGCCCGCACCGGAGCCGCTCTGCTCGTAATACAAGCCCTTGACGGTCACTCCCTCACACGTCACCGAGATGCTCGGAGTGTGAGCTTCAGCAGCGGAGGATACGGAGACAACAGCCAATCCAGATCCGGCAACCAAAGCGAGAGCAACTACTGCGGAAATACCGCGGATGTCACGCAACGACCAACGCTTTCGGGGGTGGCCAGTGGACTTATCGAATCGGGGGGTTCGATTTGCGGCGCGCCAACGCTGCTTAAAGTTATTCACTTCAGGTATCGCTCTCGGGTAGCGAGCGGCTCGGAACATAATCGAGACTAATACGCGGGGGGGGCGGATCAGACCGGCGGGGGATTCCGGGTAGCTCTATCGGGTTTTGTCACACGTTCGGGGGTCAATCTTGCGACGTGCCTATTATGGGGGGCGTCGCGAGCTAAGCGCAAGCTAGACACGCTGTTCGCGCTAGTCTTAGACCCTCGCGTCACCCACCCGACCAGGCGAGAACCACGAACTCATCGAAACACTCGTTTCGAAGAGGGGGCAAAAATGGCGACAGCTGATGTGAAATTGCTCGAACGCGCCTTTAGCGCGGCCAAAACCGACGCGGACTTCGCCGTGGCGCTCACTGACCTCTCTAGCGTCTGGCCTCAACTCGTGAGCAGCAATGGGCTAGTCGTTCGCCAACTTCTCAATCTGGCACCAGCGGCTCTCTGGCACAGCGATCCGTGGCTAGTCACCTGCTACGCCGCGAGCTTTCGGTCGGTTGGGTCCGTAAGCCGCTCCGCAGCGTTGCCCTATTTTGATGCAGCCCTTGCTCTTCTAGAGCCGTCAACGCCCGCTATTACGCGGGCCACCCATCACGTGCATCACGCCGCGGCCTTGCGGTCGCTTGGGCACCTCGATGATGCGCTCGCGTGTATCAGAATCGCGAGTTCGATCGTCGAAAGCTCCGATGCTATTCCGTTAGCCAAGCGGATCCCCCTCACGGCAGAAATTGCATTGCATCGCGGGGCAATCTTTTTGCATGGTGGAGACTTTGACCGGGCAAAGACCGATTTTCGGCTGGCAGGATCGCTTGCCGAATCGAACCTGAGCGTAGCTGATCAACTCGAAGTCTTTGGCGGCTTAGCGCTCATCCAATTCTTGCTCGGTGATTTCGAGCACGCTCTGACGTATGTCTCGCGCGCAGAGTCCACCGGGGCAAGTCCCGCGTTACGCAATAGTCGATTCAATGCCCCCGCCCTCCTCACGGAACTGCTCATCACCGTCAATCAACGCGGGGCTGGCGCAGCCGACGAGGTCGCTGCGAGGGCGAGAATATCAATCGTGGAGTCGGACTGGGAACCTCTCGGACTCTATTCGCAGGCGTTCATCCAGCTCTTCTCCGGCAACCCGCACGAAGGCTTGGACCTGCTGCGCTCGGCACTCAACGCTCTCGACGGCTGGCAACCCAGTAGTTTCGTTTCTACCGAGATCGCCGGGCTGCGGGCAGCTGCGTTCCTGCAGCTGGGTGATGCGGGAGCTGCGTGGGATGTCCTCGCGCAATTGACGCCAACCCAGCACCACACGGTGTGCCCCAGCCGCCTCGTCGCGCATCTGCGACTCGTCACCGGTGACTTGCGGGGCACGCTCGATGCTCTGCGCGACTGCGAGGCGATCGGCGACGCGCATTCGAGCCGAACACTCGCAGACGTTTTTCTCCTCAAAGCGGCTGCGCATCTCCGGCTCGGCAACGATGAAACGTCGGATGTCGCATTCGACAGGTCGCTGCGTCTCTCCGCCCGTAATCGCATGCACAGTCCTCTCCGTCTGGTGCCGAGCGAAGACGTACAGTCGATGCTCACTCGGGCATCAGCTCGCAGCCAGCCGTTAGAGGTCGGCGCCCTCATCACCAGACTCGACGGTCTGACTGTCATTCTCCAGCCTCAGGATTCTCTGGCGCTGAGCGATCGCGAGCGTGCCATTGCACGCGAACTTGTTCGCGGCAGCAGCTCTGCACAGATCGCAGAGTCCCTCTACATTTCGGTGAACACCGTGAAGTCACATCTCAAGAGCATCTACCGCAAACTCGGGGTGACATCTCGCGTCGAAGCAATCCATAAGTCGCGCGAACTCGGGCTTCAGGTCGAGATCACCCGCGACTAACCCGTCAATCACCCTCTCGACTGTTGCTGAGCTAGTTCCGCCTCGATACATTAGGTAGACCACTTCCGCTGGCCCCGTATTTCTTTACGCGCCCAGCGGATCTCGTGTCGAATATCCGCCTCCGGAACCTGATCCCTGGTGTCAACGGACTCGGCACGTTGGTGGGGCGCTCGGCTGGTTACCAGGCGCCCCACCCCCTCTTCTCCGAAGTTTCCCTGGCTTCTGCAGTGCACGCCGCTGGCACCCATTCAGCCGTTACGTCTCTCTTCAGAGGCCCCGTATCGAGTCTCCGCTTGACGGCATTCATTGACTAGCGCGGTCTAGTTAACGCAGTAAGGCGCCACCCCGAAGGGTGACGCCTTACTGGCAAAGCAGACCTCTAACGAGGCGGGAACCTAATTAAAGGATTCGACTACTTAAGGGTTACGGTTGCGCCGGCTTCTTCAAGAGCAGCCTTTGCCTTCTCGGCAGCTTCCTTGTTTGCACCCTCGAGTACAACGCTGGGAGCGCCATCAACGACGGCCTTCGCCTCACCGAGACCGAGGCTCGTGAGGGTGCGCACCTCCTTGATAACCTGGATCTTCTTCTCGCCGGCTGACTCGAGAACGACGTCGAATGAGTCCTTCTCTTCAACTTCTTCAGCAGCAGCAGCAGGTGCGGCAGCAGCAGCAACCGGGGCAGCAGCAGTAACTTCGAAGACCTCTTCGAACTTCTTAACGAAGTCGCTGAGCTCGATGAGGGTCAGTTCCTTGAAGGCCTCAATGAGGTCGTCGCTTGACATTTTCGCCATGATTTTCTCCTATATTTCTTAAGCTAATTAACCCGCGCGTTACTGCGCGGAGTCCTGCTTCTCGCGCAGCGCGTCGACCGTGCGAACGGCCTGAGCGAGCGGTGCGTTGAACAGATAAGCGGCGCCGAACAGTGAAGCCTTGGCTGCTCCAGCAAACTTCGCAAGGAGCACCTCCCGACTTTCCAGTGCGGCCAGCTTGGTGACCTCTTCAGCAGTGAGCGCGTTACCGTCAAAGTAACCACCCTTCACCACGAGAAGAGGGTTTGCCTTGGCAAAGTCACGCATAGCCTTCGCAACGGCGACAGGGTCTCCGTGTACGAATGCGATTGCCGATGGACCAACAAGTTCCTCGTCGAATGACGAGATTCCTGCAGCGTTAGCGGCGATCTTTGTCAGCGTGTTCTTCACCACGGCGTATGTTGCGTGCTCACTGATTGACTTGCGCAGCTCCTTGAGCTGGGCAACAGTGAGTCCGCGATACTCGGTTAGCAGAACGGCGGTCGAGTTGCGGAATAGATCCGTAAGCTCGGCGACCGATGCTTCCTTGTTCGCCATGGTGCTCCCTACTGGTTGATGTGTGTCTGCCTCAGAGCCGACCGGAAGTGTAAAGAGTGGCTGGAGAAAAGAAAAAGCTCCGGCCCTACTGCGCTAACGCAGAGGCACGGAGCTGAGTTGCGGCCAGATCTGGCCGAAAAACTACTTCACACACCTGCGCTGGCCTTCGTTTTCACGAACTTCGATCACACACACTTTCGCGCATGCAAACGACCGGCGGTCTTTGGCTTCGGTAAGACTACGGGATAGCGGGTGTTGCCGCAAATCCCGGGAGCTCTAGTCGAAACACCGTGTTCCCAGGCTCGCTAGAGACTGTCACGGTGCCGCCGTGCGCCTGAGCTACCGCGGCAACGATTGATAGCCCAAGTCCGGTGCTCCCTGCCGCACGCGAACGCGAACTATCGCCGCGAACAAAACGCTCAAATACTGTCGGCTGAAGTTCGAGGGAGATTCCGGGGCCGGTGTCTCGGACCTCGATGATGGCGCGCCTGCCATCCACCATCAGGGACGAGGTGACCTGAGTACCAGCTGGCGTGTGCACACGAGCATTGGCGAGTAGATTCGCAACCACCTGGTGCAGCCTCGCGCGGTCGCCTCGAATCGTTACCGAGGCATCCGGAAGCTCCAGCTCCCACTTGTGGTCAGGCCCGGCAGCATGTGCATCGCTCACCGCATCGATAAGAAGCCGCGA
Coding sequences:
- a CDS encoding ABC transporter ATP-binding protein, which codes for MSTGSGARRGGRVSGGDYSAQKAENAEAPEIPHLLRRIAQLFEPHRPALSLTIALVLIGAAISVLPPLLTKQAFDEGLFPSSGVPNIPVLLQLVSIMVALWIASAALGVWQTFLTATVGNKVMGALRVRLFDQLQHMELAFFTRTKTGIIQSRLQNDVGGVAGVLNNTVSSVIGNTVTVIAAFISMLVLSWQLTIVAVVVLPGIVIAQRRVGQVRARIATKTQESLSNMTAITQESLSVSGILLSKSFNQQTVETERYSQENDQQVGLQVRQQMSGQWFFATVNIFLSIIPAVVYVVAGYLISDGIDVTAGTIVAFTTVQARLMFPLLGLMRVALDLQTSSALFARIFEYLDLTPAIKDKPGAHPVRKEALGAVAFDNVTFRYPDAGAATKATLDSVSFSIEPGQYAAFVGPSGAGKTTVSYLIPRLHEASDGRVLFAGDDVRDLSQDSLIRNIGIVSQETYLFHASIADNLSYARPEASLEQIETAARAANIHDTIMSFPDGYATTVGERGYRLSGGEKQRIAIARVLLKDPGVLILDEATSALDSISERIVQSALDTAARGRTTIAVAHRLSTVRSADVIFVVDAGSIVERGTHSELIDLGGVYSRLYAEQNRAE
- a CDS encoding RTX toxin — encoded protein: MRDIRGISAVVALALVAGSGLAVVSVSSAAEAHTPSISVTCEGVTVKGLYYEQSGSGAGQQNLIKYQLAGGEQQVIPFSKNGEHFFAFPNSTEAHTFTASVTAWNNPTHSSWNREWTKTSSPCAVQSIVSVTATSCDVPGGSTGVTATFKGLVADRKYELTLSGGSAGNKTVTYTPTQTTGSYTWDNVVAGGNYKVTITDTTNRKLTACKSVQSLVCPELSGIAIVANECTVPGEGASIKISVSDLVIGREYRISVVNAGSDAVVDSHTFTATATTGAYNSPATPSASYYATVVDTSESNATPLKTGNYTFLPCPEEIVDLSVMATQCDVVSTDAPGTITVAVEGLVPGRSYNVVIVDKAGKSVLTNNGFVATTDRFDAKVADLAEGTYTATVTDALQPSFTASASATIVPCATNDTTIELAAEQCTVLDGDASITATVSNFAVGRDYTVTLMLDNVAVGTEQTLNSSTSDAQKFTFDGLTPDNTYRVVVTDTKSNPTITAAADMYLAPCPDNPEVGGVQAVCNVLGATGVTLYIDELVVGQSYTVTIVTKSSGAAVDGVLPVTFVADMPTRDLTIDKVPNGDTYIVTVMNEDQSLASQIDVTLEVCDLPTFPLPPEEPPVTVPPIDLPTLAFTGSSTTAPTLAGLGFLQLGLVLVGFSVARRRSVVRKG
- the rplJ gene encoding 50S ribosomal protein L10, with amino-acid sequence MANKEASVAELTDLFRNSTAVLLTEYRGLTVAQLKELRKSISEHATYAVVKNTLTKIAANAAGISSFDEELVGPSAIAFVHGDPVAVAKAMRDFAKANPLLVVKGGYFDGNALTAEEVTKLAALESREVLLAKFAGAAKASLFGAAYLFNAPLAQAVRTVDALREKQDSAQ
- the rplL gene encoding 50S ribosomal protein L7/L12; this translates as MAKMSSDDLIEAFKELTLIELSDFVKKFEEVFEVTAAAPVAAAAAPAAAAEEVEEKDSFDVVLESAGEKKIQVIKEVRTLTSLGLGEAKAVVDGAPSVVLEGANKEAAEKAKAALEEAGATVTLK
- a CDS encoding LuxR family transcriptional regulator → MATADVKLLERAFSAAKTDADFAVALTDLSSVWPQLVSSNGLVVRQLLNLAPAALWHSDPWLVTCYAASFRSVGSVSRSAALPYFDAALALLEPSTPAITRATHHVHHAAALRSLGHLDDALACIRIASSIVESSDAIPLAKRIPLTAEIALHRGAIFLHGGDFDRAKTDFRLAGSLAESNLSVADQLEVFGGLALIQFLLGDFEHALTYVSRAESTGASPALRNSRFNAPALLTELLITVNQRGAGAADEVAARARISIVESDWEPLGLYSQAFIQLFSGNPHEGLDLLRSALNALDGWQPSSFVSTEIAGLRAAAFLQLGDAGAAWDVLAQLTPTQHHTVCPSRLVAHLRLVTGDLRGTLDALRDCEAIGDAHSSRTLADVFLLKAAAHLRLGNDETSDVAFDRSLRLSARNRMHSPLRLVPSEDVQSMLTRASARSQPLEVGALITRLDGLTVILQPQDSLALSDRERAIARELVRGSSSAQIAESLYISVNTVKSHLKSIYRKLGVTSRVEAIHKSRELGLQVEITRD